A region of Carassius auratus strain Wakin chromosome 11, ASM336829v1, whole genome shotgun sequence DNA encodes the following proteins:
- the med16 gene encoding mediator of RNA polymerase II transcription subunit 16 isoform X1 has protein sequence MMEIAYVCEWEKRPKSNHCPSIPLVCAWSCRNLIAFTTDLKNEEDDKGLDNAFITNIITPVDLSHMIHVIDTDHPWDVNSINSGHNEVISCLEWDQSGSRLLSADGDGQIKCWGMTEHLVNSWECTQSSSVDGDPIVALSWLHNGVKLALHVEKSGSTNFGEKFSRVKFSPSLTLFGGKPMEGWLAVTVSGLVTVSLLKPNGTLLTASESLCRLRGRVALADIAFTGGGNIVVAATDGSSSSPVQFYKVCVSVVNEKCRIDTELLPSLFMRCTTDPVRRDKYPAVTHLKFLTRENSEQVLLCASSQMGSIVECWSLRKEGLPVNNIFQHRSPVVGEKQPMILKWRILSATNDLDRVSAVALPKLPISISNTDLKVASDTKFFPGLGLALAFHDGSIQILHRLSLHTMGVFYGSSGSSQRVGEEPAIKRQRAGGPTLHFKALQFSWTSLALVGVDNHGKLHMIRVSPSMGQMLDMNTLLRHLLFLLEYCMVTGYDWWDVLLHAQPSMVHNLLEKLHEEYMRQNQALQQVLSTRIVAVKASLCKLSSATAARACDFHAKLLLIAISSTLKSLLRPHVLNTPDKSPGDRLSEICAKNTDTDIDKVMINLKTEEFVLDGPPLQSLQQLIQWVGDFVLYLLANLPNQGSIVRPGFGFLRDGASLGMLREMLVMIRIWGLLKPGCLPIYTATSDNQDSMFLLFRLLTKLWLCSRDESHPQDPDETLIDECCLLPSQLLVPSMDWLPINDGVITKVQSKHPLRLQFGKPYTLPGVNPNAQVEVFRSPASQRMDHLRCLHLGISPTEDSKACTRCGCVTMLRSPNKTNAMRQWEQRWIKNCLCGGLWRRIPSTLT, from the exons ATGATGGAGATCGCGTATGTTTGCGAGTGGGAGAAGAGACCCAAGAGCAATCACTGCCCGTCCATCCCTTTGGTGTGCGCCTGGTCCTGTAGAAACCTCATCGCCTTCACCACGGACCTGAAGAATGAGGAGGATGACAAAGGTCTGGACAATGCCTTTATTACCAATATTATCACACCTGTTG ATCTGAGTCATATGATACACGTCATTGACACTGATCACCCCTGGGATGTGAACTCCATCAACTCTGGTCACAATGAGGTCATTTCCTGCCTGGAATGGGACCAGTCGG GTTCGAGGCTGTTGTCTGCTGATGGAGATGGTCAGATCAAGTGTTGGGGAATGACAGAGCACCTGGTGAACAGCTGGGAGTGCACACAGAGCAGCTCAGTGGACGGAGACCCGATCGTAGCCCTCTCATGGTTACACAATGGAGTTAAACTCGCCCTGCATGTTGAAAAG TCTGGCTCTACGAACTTTGGAGAGAAGTTTTCCCGGGTGAagttctctccctctctcacgtTGTTTGGAGGGAAGCCCATGGAGGGCTGGTTAGCGGTGACGGTGAGTGGTCTGGTGACCGTGTCACTGTTAAAGCCGAACGGGACCCTGTTGACGGCCAGCGAGAGCCTGTGCAGACTGAGGGGCCGCGTGGCGCTGGCTGACATCGCCTTCACAGGCGGCGGGAATATAGTGGTGGCGGCCACCGATGGCAGCAGCTCTTCTCCGGTGCAGTTCtataaagtgtgtgtgagcgtggTGAACGAGAAGTGCCGCATCGACACCGAGCTCTTGCCCTCGCTATTCATGCGCTGCACCACCGACCCCGTCCGGAGAGACAAATACCCCGCTGTCACTCACCTTAAATTCCTCACACGAGAAAACTCCGAACAG GTGCTGCTCTGTGCGTCCAGTCAGATGGGCAGCATTGTAGAGTGCTGGTCCTTGCGGAAGGAGGGTCTCCCAGTTAATAATATCTTTCAACACCGATCACCTGTGG TGGGTGAAAAGCAGCCGATGATTCTGAAGTGGCGTATCCTCTCAGCGACCAATGATCTGGACCGTGTGTCTGCTGTCGCTCTGCCTAAACTCCCCATCTCCATTTCCAACACTGATCTCAAAGTCGCCTCAGATACCAAGTTCTTCCCAGGCCTCG GTCTTGCCCTGGCCTTCCATGATGGCAGCATCCAGATTCTCCATCGCCTTTCCCTGCACACCATGGGAGTGTTCTACGGTTCCTCTGGTTCCTCCCAGCGTGTGGGAGAAGAACCTGCCATTAAACGTCAGAGAGCCGGCGGCCCGACGCTGCACTTCAAAGCCCTTCAGTTCTCCTGGACATCTTTGGCTCTGGTGGGAGTGGACAATCATGGGAAG TTGCACATGATCCGAGTGTCTCCATCCATGGGCCAAATGTTGGACATGAACACACTCCTGCGGCACCTGCTGTTCCTCCTGGAGTACTGCATGGTGACGGGGTACGATTGGTGGGACGTGCTGCTGCACGCGCAGCCGAGCATGGTGCATAACCTTCTGGAGAAGCTTCACGAGGAGTACATGAGACAAAACCAAGCGCTCCAGCAG GTTCTGTCCACCCGTATAGTGGCAGTGAAGGCGTCTCTGTGTAAACTCTCCTCTGCCACTGCAGCAAGAGCCTGTGACTTCCATGCTAAACTGCTCCTCATCGCCATCAGCTCCACGCTGAAGTCTTTACTGAGACCTCATGTGCTCAACACCCCCGACAAGAGTCCCGGAGACCGTCTCTCTGAGATCTGTGCCAAAAACACTGACACCG ATATTGATAAGGTGATGATCAACCTGAAGACAGAGGAGTTTGTTCTGGACGGACCACCCCTGCAATCCCTCCAGCAGCTCATTCAGTGGGTGGGAGACTTTGTTCTTTATCTACTGGCCAACCTGCCCAACCAG GGCTCCATCGTGCGTCCAGGGTTTGGGTTCCTGCGGGACGGAGCGTCTCTGGGCATGCTCCGAGAAATGCTGGTGATGATCCGTATTTGGGGCCTGTTAAAACCAGGCTGTTTGCCCATCTACACGGCCACATCTGACAACCAAGACAGCATGTTTCTGCTCTTCCGCCTGCTCACCAAACTCTGGCTTTGCT CTCGAGATGAGAGTCACCCGCAGGACCCTGATGAGACGTTGATTGATGAGTGCTGTCTGCTGCCCAGTCAGCTCCTGGTACCCAGCATGGACTGGCTGCCCATCAACGACGGTGTTATCACTAAGGTCCAGAGCAAACACCCACTCAGACTGCAGTTCGGCAAACCATACACCCTGCCCGGAGTCAACCCTAACGCACAGGTGGAGGTGTTCAG AAGTCCAGCATCTCAGAGGATGGACCACCTGCGATGTTTACATTTGGGCATCTCTCCAACAGAGGACAGCAAAGCCTGCACCAG GTGTGGCTGTGTCACCATGCTGAGATCCCCAAATAAAACCAACGCCATGAGACAGTGGGAGCAGCGCTGGATCAAGAACTGTCTGTGTGGAGGTCTCTGGAGAAGAATCCCCTCCACACTAACATAA
- the med16 gene encoding mediator of RNA polymerase II transcription subunit 16 isoform X2, with protein MMEIAYVCEWEKRPKSNHCPSIPLVCAWSCRNLIAFTTDLKNEEDDKDLSHMIHVIDTDHPWDVNSINSGHNEVISCLEWDQSGSRLLSADGDGQIKCWGMTEHLVNSWECTQSSSVDGDPIVALSWLHNGVKLALHVEKSGSTNFGEKFSRVKFSPSLTLFGGKPMEGWLAVTVSGLVTVSLLKPNGTLLTASESLCRLRGRVALADIAFTGGGNIVVAATDGSSSSPVQFYKVCVSVVNEKCRIDTELLPSLFMRCTTDPVRRDKYPAVTHLKFLTRENSEQVLLCASSQMGSIVECWSLRKEGLPVNNIFQHRSPVVGEKQPMILKWRILSATNDLDRVSAVALPKLPISISNTDLKVASDTKFFPGLGLALAFHDGSIQILHRLSLHTMGVFYGSSGSSQRVGEEPAIKRQRAGGPTLHFKALQFSWTSLALVGVDNHGKLHMIRVSPSMGQMLDMNTLLRHLLFLLEYCMVTGYDWWDVLLHAQPSMVHNLLEKLHEEYMRQNQALQQVLSTRIVAVKASLCKLSSATAARACDFHAKLLLIAISSTLKSLLRPHVLNTPDKSPGDRLSEICAKNTDTDIDKVMINLKTEEFVLDGPPLQSLQQLIQWVGDFVLYLLANLPNQGSIVRPGFGFLRDGASLGMLREMLVMIRIWGLLKPGCLPIYTATSDNQDSMFLLFRLLTKLWLCSRDESHPQDPDETLIDECCLLPSQLLVPSMDWLPINDGVITKVQSKHPLRLQFGKPYTLPGVNPNAQVEVFRSPASQRMDHLRCLHLGISPTEDSKACTRCGCVTMLRSPNKTNAMRQWEQRWIKNCLCGGLWRRIPSTLT; from the exons ATGATGGAGATCGCGTATGTTTGCGAGTGGGAGAAGAGACCCAAGAGCAATCACTGCCCGTCCATCCCTTTGGTGTGCGCCTGGTCCTGTAGAAACCTCATCGCCTTCACCACGGACCTGAAGAATGAGGAGGATGACAAAG ATCTGAGTCATATGATACACGTCATTGACACTGATCACCCCTGGGATGTGAACTCCATCAACTCTGGTCACAATGAGGTCATTTCCTGCCTGGAATGGGACCAGTCGG GTTCGAGGCTGTTGTCTGCTGATGGAGATGGTCAGATCAAGTGTTGGGGAATGACAGAGCACCTGGTGAACAGCTGGGAGTGCACACAGAGCAGCTCAGTGGACGGAGACCCGATCGTAGCCCTCTCATGGTTACACAATGGAGTTAAACTCGCCCTGCATGTTGAAAAG TCTGGCTCTACGAACTTTGGAGAGAAGTTTTCCCGGGTGAagttctctccctctctcacgtTGTTTGGAGGGAAGCCCATGGAGGGCTGGTTAGCGGTGACGGTGAGTGGTCTGGTGACCGTGTCACTGTTAAAGCCGAACGGGACCCTGTTGACGGCCAGCGAGAGCCTGTGCAGACTGAGGGGCCGCGTGGCGCTGGCTGACATCGCCTTCACAGGCGGCGGGAATATAGTGGTGGCGGCCACCGATGGCAGCAGCTCTTCTCCGGTGCAGTTCtataaagtgtgtgtgagcgtggTGAACGAGAAGTGCCGCATCGACACCGAGCTCTTGCCCTCGCTATTCATGCGCTGCACCACCGACCCCGTCCGGAGAGACAAATACCCCGCTGTCACTCACCTTAAATTCCTCACACGAGAAAACTCCGAACAG GTGCTGCTCTGTGCGTCCAGTCAGATGGGCAGCATTGTAGAGTGCTGGTCCTTGCGGAAGGAGGGTCTCCCAGTTAATAATATCTTTCAACACCGATCACCTGTGG TGGGTGAAAAGCAGCCGATGATTCTGAAGTGGCGTATCCTCTCAGCGACCAATGATCTGGACCGTGTGTCTGCTGTCGCTCTGCCTAAACTCCCCATCTCCATTTCCAACACTGATCTCAAAGTCGCCTCAGATACCAAGTTCTTCCCAGGCCTCG GTCTTGCCCTGGCCTTCCATGATGGCAGCATCCAGATTCTCCATCGCCTTTCCCTGCACACCATGGGAGTGTTCTACGGTTCCTCTGGTTCCTCCCAGCGTGTGGGAGAAGAACCTGCCATTAAACGTCAGAGAGCCGGCGGCCCGACGCTGCACTTCAAAGCCCTTCAGTTCTCCTGGACATCTTTGGCTCTGGTGGGAGTGGACAATCATGGGAAG TTGCACATGATCCGAGTGTCTCCATCCATGGGCCAAATGTTGGACATGAACACACTCCTGCGGCACCTGCTGTTCCTCCTGGAGTACTGCATGGTGACGGGGTACGATTGGTGGGACGTGCTGCTGCACGCGCAGCCGAGCATGGTGCATAACCTTCTGGAGAAGCTTCACGAGGAGTACATGAGACAAAACCAAGCGCTCCAGCAG GTTCTGTCCACCCGTATAGTGGCAGTGAAGGCGTCTCTGTGTAAACTCTCCTCTGCCACTGCAGCAAGAGCCTGTGACTTCCATGCTAAACTGCTCCTCATCGCCATCAGCTCCACGCTGAAGTCTTTACTGAGACCTCATGTGCTCAACACCCCCGACAAGAGTCCCGGAGACCGTCTCTCTGAGATCTGTGCCAAAAACACTGACACCG ATATTGATAAGGTGATGATCAACCTGAAGACAGAGGAGTTTGTTCTGGACGGACCACCCCTGCAATCCCTCCAGCAGCTCATTCAGTGGGTGGGAGACTTTGTTCTTTATCTACTGGCCAACCTGCCCAACCAG GGCTCCATCGTGCGTCCAGGGTTTGGGTTCCTGCGGGACGGAGCGTCTCTGGGCATGCTCCGAGAAATGCTGGTGATGATCCGTATTTGGGGCCTGTTAAAACCAGGCTGTTTGCCCATCTACACGGCCACATCTGACAACCAAGACAGCATGTTTCTGCTCTTCCGCCTGCTCACCAAACTCTGGCTTTGCT CTCGAGATGAGAGTCACCCGCAGGACCCTGATGAGACGTTGATTGATGAGTGCTGTCTGCTGCCCAGTCAGCTCCTGGTACCCAGCATGGACTGGCTGCCCATCAACGACGGTGTTATCACTAAGGTCCAGAGCAAACACCCACTCAGACTGCAGTTCGGCAAACCATACACCCTGCCCGGAGTCAACCCTAACGCACAGGTGGAGGTGTTCAG AAGTCCAGCATCTCAGAGGATGGACCACCTGCGATGTTTACATTTGGGCATCTCTCCAACAGAGGACAGCAAAGCCTGCACCAG GTGTGGCTGTGTCACCATGCTGAGATCCCCAAATAAAACCAACGCCATGAGACAGTGGGAGCAGCGCTGGATCAAGAACTGTCTGTGTGGAGGTCTCTGGAGAAGAATCCCCTCCACACTAACATAA
- the plppr3b gene encoding phospholipid phosphatase-related protein type 3, whose product MMTAREKIKKKPPKDSLTLLPCFYFVELPIVASSMVSLYFLELTDVLQPAQVGFRCHDRSLSMPYVDSGDELIPLLMLLSLAFAGPAASIMIGEGLLYCMQSKLKVRPGIEGSINAGGCNFNSFLRRTVRFVGVHVFGLCATALVTDVIQLATGYHTPFFLTVCKPNYTVPGVSCDKNPYITKDICSGQDQHAILSARKTFPSQHATLSSFAAVYISMYFNSTISDSTKLLKPVLVFAFAIAAALTGLTQITQYRSHPIDVYVGFCIGAGIAAYLAFHAVANFKSPEDTVIPQPPPLQKDALRALAQRGHDSVYNKGHASESNEEITSPACLDGLNRPVQREKTSLGSLKRASVDVELLAPRSPMGKETMVTFSNTLPRATAPEEPTRRLVTVPVPVPLDPMRSHQLVSEWKQKSMEIRGGSLPDEDTSDQGSDGGNDTTTEEDSAHSSVYSSVQPSAKPANPPAGSRVVMPPRPPAQPSVPPPVSPKSASTRAKWLSITEKSGANIPVHKAGNQPRIMQVIAMSKQQGLLSGSAKSSETSSSSGTSSITGTESSPNRSERDNGSGIITVDAHAPHHPVVRMTSNPNNPWEWRGSSDGNMAESYELKNLNRDGPRSYRNVRSSSPCSSTNEADHGPPQPPLPPQLPPVGHTSEGRSLRRKTPLVLLDREGNLNHMEQDNYYKKLQSGRHFKE is encoded by the exons ATGATGACTGCACGTGAAAAAATCAAGAAGAAACCGCCCAAAGACAGTCTGACGCTGTTACCATGCTTCTATTTCGTAGAG TTACCCATTGTGGCGTCCTCCATGGTCTCACTGTACTTCCTGGAACTGACGGATGTGCTCCAGCCGGCGCAGGTGGGATTCCGCTGCCATGACCGCTCACTCAGCATGCCGTACGTGGACAGCGGCGATGAGCTCATCCCTCTGCTCATGCTCCTGAGTCTGGCGTTCGCCGGCCCTGCTGCCTCT ATCATGATCGGTGAAGGTCTGCTGTATTGTATGCAATCCAAACTGAAGGTCCGTCCAGGGATTGAAGGAAGCATAAATGCTGGTGGATGTAATTTTAACTCTTTCCTGCGGAGAACCGTCCGTTTTGTCG GGGTTCATGTGTTCGGTCTTTGTGCAACAGCACTGGTTACGGATGTCATCCAACTGGCCACTGGCTACCACACACCATTCTTTCTCACAGTGTGCAAACCCAATTATACTGTCCCAGGTGTGTCCTGTGACAAGAACCCTTACATCACCAAAGACATTTGCTCTGGCCAGGATCAGCACGCTATCCTGTCTGCAAG GAAAACCTTCCCTTCCCAGCATGCAACCCTCTCTTCCTTTGCTGCTGTTTATATTTCA ATGTACTTCAACTCAACAATCTCTGATAGCACCAAGCTGCTCAAACCCGTTCTGGTGTTTGCCTTTGCCATTGCGGCTGCATTGACGGGACTCACTCAGATCACCCAGTACCGCAGTCACCCGATCGATGTTTACGTTGGGTTCTGCATTGGCGCTGGTATTGCAGCGTACTTG GCTTTCCATGCTGTTGCCAACTTCAAATCTCCAGAGGACACTGTCATCCCGCAACCTCCTCCTCTGCAGAAGGATGCTTTGAGAGCTCTGGCCCAAAGAGGCCACGACTCTGTCTATAATAAAGGCCACGCCTCTGAGAGCAATGAGGAAATAACATCCCCAGCATGTCTAGATGGGCTGAACCGGCCTGTACAGCGGGAGAAAACCTCATTGGGAAGCTTAAAGAGAGCCAGCGTGGACGTGGAGCTACTGGCACCTCGCAGCCCAATGGGTAAGGAGACCATGGTCACCTTCAGCAACACATTACCCCGTGCTACAGCTCCAGAGGAGCCAACGAGGCGTCTGGTGACAGTACCTGTTCCAGTACCACTGGACCCCATGCGGTCACATCAATTAGTGTCTGAATGGAAGCAAAAGTCAATGGAGATACGAGGTGGCAGCTTGCCTGACGAGGACACCAGCGATCAGGGCTCAGACGGCGGCAACGACACGACCACAGAGGAGGATAGTGCCCACTCTTCAGTCTATTCATCTGTTCAACCATCAGCCAAACCGGCTAACCCACCTGCAGGGTCAAGGGTAGTGATGCCCCCTCGCCCTCCAGCACAGCCCTCGGTCCCTCCGCCTGTGTCCCCTAAAAGTGCCAGCACTCGGGCCAAATGGCTGTCCATCACAGAAAAAAGTGGTGCTAATATTCCAGTTCATAAGGCAGGAAATCAGCCTCGGATCATGCAGGTTATTGCCATGTCAAAGCAACAGGGACTCCTGTCTGGATCGGCCAAATCCTCAGAGACCTCGTCCTCTTCTGGTACCTCATCCATCACGGGCACAGAATCATCGCCTAATCGTTCAGAACGTGACAACGGTTCAGGCATCATCACGGTTGATGCCCACGCCCCCCACCACCCCGTAGTCCGGATGACCTCCAACCCCAATAACCCCTGGGAGTGGAGGGGATCTTCTGATGGAAACATGGCCGAGTCGTACGAGCTTAAAAACCTCAACCGCGATGGGCCCCGCAGTTACCGCAATGTGAGGAGCAGTTCTCCTTGTTCCTCCACCAATGAGGCTGACCATGGGCCGCCCCAGCCACCACTTCCCCCTCAGCTCCCCCCCGTGGGTCACACCTCAGAGGGTCGCAGTCTGCGCCGCAAGACCCCTCTAGTTCTACTGGATAGGGAGGGCAATCTGAACCACATGGAACAGGACAACTACTACAAAAAGTTACAAAGTGGCAGGCATTTCAAAGAGTGA